Proteins encoded together in one Streptomyces sp. TLI_171 window:
- a CDS encoding GNAT family N-acetyltransferase, giving the protein MVGRDVAVLDDPVGASLGGAHARLARRHGRVARYDPEVATFCTVPVDPDPEVWAELVELLGDGAFVDLFSNPAQPPADWAPEFAVGGYQLVHAGGERPPVRPGAVVVELGAADVPEMLDLVERTRPGPFRPRTRELGTYLGVREGGVLVAMAGERLRPPGFTEVSAVCTAPEARGRGHAAHLVGELAARIAARGDRPFLHVAEGNPALELYRRLGFEIRREVVFRGFRTP; this is encoded by the coding sequence ATGGTCGGCCGGGATGTCGCGGTGCTCGACGATCCGGTGGGCGCGTCGTTGGGCGGGGCGCATGCCCGGTTGGCGCGGCGGCACGGGCGGGTGGCGCGGTACGACCCCGAGGTGGCGACGTTCTGCACGGTGCCGGTCGATCCGGACCCGGAGGTGTGGGCGGAGCTGGTGGAGCTGCTGGGCGACGGGGCGTTCGTCGACCTGTTCAGCAACCCGGCGCAGCCGCCCGCCGACTGGGCGCCCGAATTCGCGGTCGGCGGCTACCAGTTGGTGCACGCCGGCGGGGAGCGGCCGCCCGTGCGCCCGGGGGCCGTGGTGGTCGAGCTGGGTGCGGCGGACGTGCCGGAGATGCTCGACCTGGTCGAGCGCACCCGGCCGGGCCCGTTCCGGCCGCGTACCCGCGAGCTCGGCACCTACCTGGGGGTGCGGGAGGGCGGCGTGCTGGTCGCGATGGCCGGGGAGCGGCTGCGCCCGCCGGGGTTCACCGAGGTCTCCGCCGTCTGCACCGCCCCGGAGGCGCGCGGCCGCGGGCACGCCGCGCACCTGGTCGGCGAGTTGGCGGCGCGGATCGCCGCCCGCGGCGACCGCCCGTTCCTGCACGTCGCGGAGGGCAACCCGGCACTGGAGCTGTACCGGCGGCTGGGCTTCGAGATCCGCCGCGAGGTCGTCTTCCGGGGCTTCCGCACC